The window CGGGGTGATCTGGTCGGCGACCACCGACGCGGTGCCCTGGGTGACCTGGGCCTGGCCCCGGATGACCAACGCCGAGCTGGTGGCCAGGATCTGTCTGAATTTCGTCCAGGTACTGGGGTGGACAACTACGTTGATCATGCCGGTCTCGTCTTCGAGGTTGAGGAAGGTGATCCCGGCGGCTGTGGCAGGCCTCTGCTTGTGGGTGACCGCGCCGCCGACGCGGATGCGGCTGCGGTCGGCGACGTCGAGCACGCGGGCGGCCGGGATAACGCCGAGTTCGTCGAGGTGTTCGCGCACGAACGTGACGGGGTGGCGGTCGGGGGTGATGCCGGTGGCCCAGACGTCGGCGGCGGCGACCTCGAGGGCGGTCATGCCCGGCAGCGCGGGCGCGTTGACGCCGGTGGCGATGCCGGGCAGGTGCCCGGCCCGGGTGCGGGCCGCCGCACCGGCGGCCCACAGGGCTTGCCGGCGGTCCGGGCCCAGCGCGGTGAACGCCCCGGCGGTGGCCAAGGCCTCTGCCACGGGCTGCTTGAGCTGCACGCGCTCGGTCAGCTCGCCGATGCTGCCGTACGGGCCGTTCTTCTCGCGCTCGGCGACGATCGTCTCGGCGACGTCGGTGCCGACCTGGCGGATCCCGGCCAGCCCGAGCCGCAGCGCCACCCCGCCCGTCGACGCCGGGTCGGGTTCCAGCGTCGCGTGCGCGAGGCTGGCGTTGATGTCCGGCTCGCGGGTGAGGACGCCGTGGCGGCGGGCGTCGGCGACGAGGGATTGCGGGCTGTAGAAGCCCATCGGCTGCGCGCGCAGCAGCCCGGCGCAGAACGCGGCGGGGTAGTAGCGCTTGAACCAGGCGCTCGCGTAGACCAGCAGCGCGAAGGACATCGAGTGGGCTTCGGGGAAGCCGTAGCCGGAGAAGGCGTGGATCTGCTCGAAGATTCGCGTCGCGAGCTCGCGGTCGATGCCGTTGGCGGCGCAGCCGGCGAAGAACCGGCCCATCAGCGCCTTCATCTTCGCGTCCGAGCGTTTCGCGCCCATCGCGCGGCGCAGCTGGTCGGCCTCGGCCGCGGTGAAGCTGGCGACGTCGCGGGCCATCTGCATCACTTGCTCCTGGAACAAGGGGACGCCGAGCGTGCGGTCCAAGCTGTCGGCGAGCAAGGGGTGGGCGTGGCGCCAGGTTTCCTCGCCGCGCCGGCGCCGGATGTAGGGGTGCACTGATCCACCCTGAATCGGCCCGGGGCGGATCAGCGCGACCTCGACGACCAGGTCGTAGAACTTCCGGGGCCGCAGCCGGGGCAGCGTGCCGAGCTGGGCGCGGCTCTCCACCTGGAACACCCCGATCGCGTCGGCTTCGCACAGCATGTCGTAGACCTTCGGGTCGGCCAGGTCCAGCTCGCCGAGGTCGACCTCGCGGCCGTGATGCTCGGCGACAAGATCGATCGAATACCGCAGCGCCGAGAGCATCCCGAGCCCGAGCAGGTCGAACTTGACCAGCCCGATCTCGGCGCAGTCGTCCTTGTCCCACTGCAGCACCGTCCGGCCTTCGGCGCGGGCCCACTCGACCGGGACGATCTCCGAGACCGGGGTGTGGGCGATGACCATCCCGCCGGAGTGCACGCCGAGGTGGCGCGGGGAGTCCTCCAGCCGCGCGGCCAGCTCCCGGACGTCGTCGGGCATCCCGTGCCCGCGCTCGCCCGGGGTGTCGGCGTCAGCGACCGTGCGCCACCGGTCGACGGCCTTGGCGAAAGCGTCCTGCTGGCCGGGGCTGTGCCCGAGCGCCTTGGCCGCGTCCCGGACCGCCGAGCGCGCGCGATAGGTGATGACATTGGCGACCTGGGCGGCGTGCAGCCGGCCATGCCGCTCGTAGACGTACTGAATCGCCTCCTCCCGCCGGTCGGACTCGATATCGACGTCGATATCCGGCGGCCCATCCCGCTCCGGGGCCAGGAACCTTTCGAAGAGCAGGCCCCAGCGGACCGGGTCGCAGTGGGAGATGAACAGCGCGAAGCAGACCGCCGAGTTCGCCG of the Amycolatopsis australiensis genome contains:
- a CDS encoding error-prone DNA polymerase, with protein sequence MSRFNGGAGTPWSELARIAAGKPPVQGDGGDSPAWSRKRDGYRPADVPVRRSRDDGAGALRRPYAELHAHSYFSFLDGVSSPEALVEEAARLELDAIVLTDHDGMYGAVRFAVAARELGVRAGYGAELSLGLSAPQAGVPDPEGTHLLALARTPEGYRRLCRVISHAQLAGEEKGRPVYDLDEVVDELAGHVQVLTGCRKGAVRQALVARGPAAAAEELALLVDRFGRDHVAVELIDHRQPLDSSHNDHLSAMAKHLGLPTVVSNNVHFAGPDDAWHADAVAAIRARRSVEDLEGWLPAAGTAYLRSGAEQLRAFERRYPGAVARAAVLGVECSFDLALVAPRLPPFPVPPGHGDEDAYLRHLVMEGAAARYGTPDEAPEAYAQLEHELRVIRELGFPGYFLVVWDIVRFCRERGILAQGRGSAANSAVCFALFISHCDPVRWGLLFERFLAPERDGPPDIDVDIESDRREEAIQYVYERHGRLHAAQVANVITYRARSAVRDAAKALGHSPGQQDAFAKAVDRWRTVADADTPGERGHGMPDDVRELAARLEDSPRHLGVHSGGMVIAHTPVSEIVPVEWARAEGRTVLQWDKDDCAEIGLVKFDLLGLGMLSALRYSIDLVAEHHGREVDLGELDLADPKVYDMLCEADAIGVFQVESRAQLGTLPRLRPRKFYDLVVEVALIRPGPIQGGSVHPYIRRRRGEETWRHAHPLLADSLDRTLGVPLFQEQVMQMARDVASFTAAEADQLRRAMGAKRSDAKMKALMGRFFAGCAANGIDRELATRIFEQIHAFSGYGFPEAHSMSFALLVYASAWFKRYYPAAFCAGLLRAQPMGFYSPQSLVADARRHGVLTREPDINASLAHATLEPDPASTGGVALRLGLAGIRQVGTDVAETIVAEREKNGPYGSIGELTERVQLKQPVAEALATAGAFTALGPDRRQALWAAGAAARTRAGHLPGIATGVNAPALPGMTALEVAAADVWATGITPDRHPVTFVREHLDELGVIPAARVLDVADRSRIRVGGAVTHKQRPATAAGITFLNLEDETGMINVVVHPSTWTKFRQILATSSALVIRGQAQVTQGTASVVADQITPLDLRALAAKSRDFR